GGTCGCCGGGCGAACGGCCTCGAAATACCAGCCGCCGCGCCATGCCCACAACCCACCCTCGGGGACGCGAAAAGGCCCTCATTCCAGGGACTTGGGCGGGTACCAGCCTCCCTACCCATGACGGTGGTTCTTCCTCCGGTCCGGTTCCGTGTCCTCTCGGGGGCCCCACCGCCGTCCCGCCCGATGGACGACCCATCCCGGGTTCCGGAGCTGGCCGGAGCCTCCCGGCGGCTCCCGCTACCCCGCCCGCCCAGCGGGGGAACGGTGGGTGCTCTCGTGCGCCGCCGTGCGTCATCGCCATCTTGGTCAACTGGAGGTCCGACGGCCGGGCGGGGACTTCCGGCCATGCACGGGGGTGGAACGAGGAACAGGGGGGCCCCGGTGCCTTCTGCTGGCGGGTGGACTGCTGGCCCTGGCGTCGGGCTTGCGCCGGACACGAGCGCGCCACAGCGTGGGGGCGCGTGGCGCTCGGGTGGGTTGGGGAGGAACACCCCATGTGTCCGCCACTGGAACGTGACGCATGGGCTGGTCCGCCATGACCAAGCCATGACATGGCTCGGGGAGAGTGACAACGCCATGAACATCGCCGTGATGGTCAACCTGCGTGCCCGCCACAGCTCGGAACGAGTGGGTGGGATGGTGCAGCGCTTCTTCCCCCGCGCCCGGTTGGCGCTCACCCGCTCCTTGGACGAGGCCCGGACGTGGATCTCCGAGCAGCTCCGGCCCAATCCGCCCACGCTGCTGCTGGCCGGCGGCGGAGATGGAACCATCACCGGGCTGCTCAACGAGCTGCGCGAGCAGGGCCTGTCGCTGCCGGCCATCGGCGTGCTGCCGCTGGGGACGGGCAATGCCTGGGCGCGCGTCACTGGAGCGCCGAAGCCCTCGGTGGCGCTGAGCCACCTGGCCGCCTGTGGCGAGCGCCTGCCGCCCCTGCGCCTCTTCTCGCTCGTGCGGGTGGAGAACAAGGTGGCGCCCTTCGCCGGCACCGGCTGGGACGCGGAGATGCTGCAGGACTTCAAGGACCAGCTCTCGAAGTTCCCGGCCGGCCCCCTGCGCGAGGCCAATGCCGGTCTGCGCGGCTACATGGGCGCCATGTTCACCCGCACCATTCCGCGGCACACGTTCGGCGTGGGCGACCCGAAGGTGAAGGTGTACAACCTGGGGAGTCCGGCGCTCACCGTGGATGCGCGGGGCTCGGTCATGCCGCTGCCCCGGGGGGAGACCGGAGCGCTGCTCTACGAGGGCCCCGCCGGAGTCGCCGGAGCGGCCACCACGCCCGAGTGGG
This is a stretch of genomic DNA from Archangium violaceum. It encodes these proteins:
- a CDS encoding diacylglycerol/lipid kinase family protein; the protein is MNIAVMVNLRARHSSERVGGMVQRFFPRARLALTRSLDEARTWISEQLRPNPPTLLLAGGGDGTITGLLNELREQGLSLPAIGVLPLGTGNAWARVTGAPKPSVALSHLAACGERLPPLRLFSLVRVENKVAPFAGTGWDAEMLQDFKDQLSKFPAGPLREANAGLRGYMGAMFTRTIPRHTFGVGDPKVKVYNLGSPALTVDARGSVMPLPRGETGALLYEGPAGVAGAATTPEWGFGFKAFPFAQAVPHRLSVRVYGAGVLEATRNMFKLWRGQHPMPKMHDFFVERLRMDFDREVPFQMGGDVMGMRRSLEFSLAQESVQLVDWRQLRRLVGVA